In Dromaius novaehollandiae isolate bDroNov1 chromosome 3, bDroNov1.hap1, whole genome shotgun sequence, the following are encoded in one genomic region:
- the PSMB1 gene encoding proteasome subunit beta type-1, protein MLSAAGYADPGPELGSRLGAPVQYRFSPYTFNGGTVLAIAGEDFSIVASDTRLSEGYGIHSRDSPKCYRLTEQTVIGCSGFHGDCLTLTKIIEARLKMYKHSNNKTMTTGAIAAMLSTVLYSRRFFPYYVYNIIGGLDEEGKGAVYSFDPIGSYQRDSFKAGGSASAMLQPLLDNQIGFKNMQNVEHVPLTLEKALQLVKDVFISAAERDVYTGDALKICIVTKDGIKEETVPLRKD, encoded by the exons ATGCTGTCCGCTGCTGGCTACGCGGACCCCGGGCCCGAGCTGGGCTCCCGGCTCGGAGCGCCCGTGCAGTACCGCTTCTCGCCCTACACCTTCAACGGAGG GACTGTGTTGGCAATTGCAGGAGAAGACTTTTCTATCGTTGCCTCTGACACACGGCTGAGTGAAGGTTATGGAATTCACAGCAGGGACAGTCCGAAATGCTACAGACT GACAGAACAAACAGTCATTGGATGCAGTGGTTTCCATGGTGACTGCCTTACGCTTACTAAAATTATTGAAGCAAGATTAAAG ATGTACAAGCATTCCAATAACAAGACCATGACTACTGGGGCTATTGCAGCAATGCTGTCTACCGTTCTGTATTCTCGGCGCTTCTTTCCTTACTATGTTTACAACATAATCGGTGGACTCGATGAAGAAG ggaagggAGCGGTATATAGCTTTGATCCAATAGGCTCGTACCAGAGAGATTCTTTCAAAGCAGGTGGATCAGCAAGTGCCATGCTACAGCCCTTGCTTGATAACCAg ATTGGCTTCAAGAACATGCAAAATGTGGAACATGTACCTCTGACtctggagaaggctttgcagCTAGTTAAAGATGTCTTTATTTCAGCTGCTGAGAGAGATGTGTACACTGGTGATGCGCTTAAGATTTGCATTGTCACAAAAgatggaattaaagaagaaactgTCCCATTACGCAAAGACTAA